Proteins encoded together in one Altererythrobacter epoxidivorans window:
- a CDS encoding DUF5935 domain-containing protein, which yields MIDLVFLAFIGFILVLGLRRPYLWVLAYVYIDILAPQRIGYGIIQSVPVSLIAFLAAFGGWLFLDRKEGARFTLRQGLMLALLLYCAWTTSHADFPVEAKEKWEWVWKALVFAIFLPLTITTRLRIEALGLVIILTVGAIVISAGLKTVGGGGGYESLYFFVNDNSGIYESSTLATVAIALIPMIVWFTHHGTVFPPDWRVKLFAYALIFACLLIPVGTEARTGLLCIAVLGVMALRDVKRRLTYLVAAGALGLLALPFLPQSYYERMATLGSPGGDESASTRVAVWEWTIDYASERPMGGGFDAFRGNSFTYVMPVREKNANTTVIEYRDVTDNARAYHSAIFEMLGEQGWPGLALWLWLQGLGVWQMEKLRRRWKDRTGPDEQWQRPLAIALQMASVIYLVGALFQGIAYQPVVLMILGMQIGFHSYCQRLDSSRNVEKRRPRRALHDTRAVAAG from the coding sequence GTGATCGACCTCGTCTTCCTCGCCTTCATCGGCTTCATCCTCGTTCTCGGGCTGCGTCGTCCGTATCTCTGGGTGCTGGCCTACGTCTATATCGACATCCTTGCGCCGCAGCGGATCGGTTACGGCATCATCCAGTCGGTCCCGGTTTCGCTGATCGCATTCCTCGCGGCGTTCGGCGGATGGTTGTTCCTCGACAGGAAAGAGGGCGCTCGCTTCACATTGCGCCAGGGCCTGATGCTGGCGCTGTTGCTCTATTGCGCCTGGACGACTTCGCACGCCGATTTCCCGGTAGAGGCGAAGGAGAAATGGGAGTGGGTGTGGAAGGCCCTTGTCTTCGCCATCTTCCTGCCGCTCACCATCACTACCCGCCTTCGGATCGAGGCGCTTGGCCTGGTCATCATCCTGACCGTTGGCGCCATCGTTATCAGCGCAGGGCTCAAGACGGTGGGCGGGGGCGGCGGCTATGAAAGCCTCTACTTCTTCGTCAACGACAATAGCGGGATCTACGAAAGCTCCACGCTGGCGACGGTCGCGATTGCGCTGATCCCGATGATCGTGTGGTTCACGCATCACGGCACCGTCTTTCCGCCGGACTGGCGAGTGAAGCTCTTCGCCTATGCCCTGATCTTTGCCTGCCTGCTCATTCCCGTCGGGACAGAGGCGCGAACCGGCCTTCTTTGTATCGCAGTGCTCGGGGTCATGGCGCTGCGAGATGTGAAGCGCCGCCTGACCTATCTCGTCGCGGCCGGGGCGCTCGGCCTCCTGGCATTGCCGTTCCTGCCGCAAAGCTATTATGAGCGCATGGCGACACTGGGCAGCCCGGGGGGCGATGAAAGCGCTTCTACGCGCGTCGCCGTCTGGGAATGGACGATAGACTACGCCAGCGAGAGGCCGATGGGCGGAGGCTTCGATGCCTTTCGCGGCAACAGCTTTACCTATGTGATGCCTGTGCGAGAGAAGAACGCCAATACTACGGTGATCGAATATCGCGACGTCACCGACAATGCCCGCGCATATCATTCCGCAATCTTCGAAATGTTGGGCGAACAGGGCTGGCCGGGCCTCGCCTTGTGGCTCTGGCTCCAGGGGCTGGGCGTCTGGCAAATGGAGAAACTGCGCCGCCGCTGGAAGGATCGCACCGGTCCTGACGAACAATGGCAGCGCCCCCTTGCCATCGCCTTGCAGATGGCGAGCGTCATCTATCTTGTCGGTGCATTGTTCCAGGGCATCGCTTACCAGCCGGTCGTGCTGATGATCCTGGGCATGCAGATCGGGTTCCATTCCTATTGCCAGCGGCTCGATTCGAGCAGGAACGTCGAAAAGCGGCGCCCGCGCCGGGCATTGCACGACACGCGTGCCGTAGCGGCAGGTTGA
- a CDS encoding TIGR04063 family PEP-CTERM/XrtA system glycosyltransferase, producing the protein MMRILHVLDHSLPLHSGYTFRTRAILKSQQAAGLDVRGVTGLRHFAEGPPVEEADGLLFHRTPGAADGPPGLREWREISRFADEMEKVVADWRPDVIHAHSPALCGQAAMRLAQRHDIPLVYEIRAFWEDAAVGNGTGREGSVKYRLTRALENRVVAGADAVFTICHGLRDDLIERGFPPGKIGISPNGVDMSLFGEPVDRDEALAAELGFSAGDPVIGFIGSFYDYEGLDDLIAAMPLLREEYPAARLLLVGGGPMDEALRAQARALPDPGSVVFTGRVPHSEVERYYSLIDVLAYPRKKSRLTDLVTPLKPLEAMAQQRLVAASDVGGHRELMTGGVHGALFPADDPEGCADALADLLSHKADWPAMKAAALDHVRQRHDWATNVGRYLLVYHDLIASRQSGEGRRAA; encoded by the coding sequence ATCATGCGCATCTTGCACGTCCTCGACCATTCGCTCCCGCTCCATAGCGGCTACACCTTCCGCACGCGCGCCATCCTGAAAAGCCAGCAGGCGGCGGGTTTGGACGTTCGCGGCGTCACAGGGTTGAGGCATTTTGCGGAAGGTCCGCCGGTCGAAGAAGCCGACGGCCTCCTGTTCCATCGCACGCCGGGCGCAGCCGATGGTCCTCCCGGACTGCGCGAATGGCGAGAAATCTCTCGTTTCGCAGACGAAATGGAGAAAGTCGTCGCCGATTGGCGCCCCGACGTCATCCATGCCCATTCGCCTGCACTCTGCGGCCAGGCAGCAATGCGGCTCGCCCAGCGCCACGATATTCCCCTGGTCTATGAAATTCGCGCATTCTGGGAAGATGCGGCTGTCGGCAATGGCACCGGGCGTGAAGGTTCCGTGAAATACCGCCTGACACGCGCACTCGAAAACCGCGTCGTTGCAGGGGCCGATGCCGTATTCACCATCTGCCACGGTTTGCGCGACGACCTGATCGAGCGCGGCTTTCCTCCCGGAAAGATCGGCATTTCACCCAACGGTGTCGACATGTCGCTGTTCGGCGAACCTGTCGATAGGGACGAAGCACTTGCCGCCGAACTCGGTTTTTCGGCAGGAGACCCTGTGATCGGTTTCATCGGCAGCTTCTACGATTACGAGGGGCTGGACGACCTGATCGCAGCCATGCCTTTGCTGCGCGAAGAGTATCCGGCCGCGCGCCTGCTCCTTGTCGGCGGCGGTCCGATGGACGAGGCCTTGCGTGCGCAAGCCCGCGCCCTGCCCGATCCGGGTTCGGTCGTATTCACGGGCCGTGTGCCGCATTCCGAAGTCGAGCGCTATTACTCGCTGATCGATGTCCTCGCATATCCGCGCAAGAAAAGCCGCCTGACCGATCTCGTGACACCGCTGAAGCCGCTGGAAGCGATGGCGCAGCAACGCCTCGTCGCAGCCTCGGACGTGGGTGGGCATCGCGAACTGATGACGGGCGGCGTTCACGGAGCGCTGTTCCCGGCCGACGACCCCGAGGGGTGCGCCGACGCGCTTGCGGACCTGCTTTCTCACAAGGCCGACTGGCCTGCGATGAAAGCGGCTGCACTCGATCACGTCCGCCAGCGCCACGACTGGGCAACTAATGTCGGGCGTTATCTCCTCGTTTACCACGACCTGATAGCCAGCAGGCAAAGCGGTGAAGGCAGGCGTGCGGCCTGA